Below is a window of bacterium DNA.
AGACAGGTTAGTCAAAGGCTCTATGGGACCCGGACAACGGCCCCGAACTGCTCAAAATGCTCATCAAAGGCAAATGCCTTTGGAATTTGCAGCCTTTCGATGAGCACCTTGCTCGTACAGTCCGTAAAAGACCACCCCTTGTCTTTGAAATGAACGAAGACCTCCCATGCCCTTGTGAAATCCTCCGGGGTTACTCTTGCTATGTGGCATAAATTCCGCTGTAGCAGTACTTCTCCAGCAGCAACTGCCACCTTATGG
It encodes the following:
- a CDS encoding PIN domain-containing protein encodes the protein MNVFVDTGAWFALFVKRDPEHLAAKKWLAENSLRLVTSDYVLDELFTLLKIRESHKVAVAAGEVLLQRNLCHIARVTPEDFTRAWEVFVHFKDKGWSFTDCTSKVLIERLQIPKAFAFDEHFEQFGAVVRVP